One genomic region from Gadus morhua chromosome 9, gadMor3.0, whole genome shotgun sequence encodes:
- the ambra1b gene encoding activating molecule in BECN1-regulated autophagy protein 1B, with amino-acid sequence MASYHRNSVRILSSRERGSSNLSSQRLLQQLVEEKLRWMKWQSQKVELPDSPRSTFLLAFSPDRTLMASTHVNHNIYITEVKTGKCLHSLVGHRRTPWCVTFHPSIPGLVASGCLDGEVRIWDLHGGSESWFTDSNVAIASLAFHPTAQLLLIATNNELHFWDWSRPEPFAVVKTASDTERVRLVRFDPLGHNLLTAIVNPSNQQSEEDAEVPMDSVEMPLFRQRSFLPSQPVRRTPILHNFLHILSSRTSPGQGGEAPRGGGDPGPSLGDPPGVPPGMQFPDPLHGQAYPGCTQHLGMVCLCSRCSANHSSSLGPDIPPGIPSDPRLVADPPLPASSFSSARTEPRPPSERPSAFTSVYYNPASLQHAPPPSPPASQLLEPHPSARLAGWPRPLSGAGGLSAGMLPPRTSCSSSVSLLSVLRQHDSSLSSPVSVVRQQDSSSQAPVYTSATEGRGSQPRGSEPGPGASLGRGGGAGTSGGHHPFWDGGRGNSAAFRNVLQCNLSRYFMEFDRGQDPEAPGVGGAPGPQEPGQELLNNNMEPDRAGTSGAPAHPTIIHYQPPTPPPSSAPTPEGCLLPPGASGSRPSARTHLHPPPLSGTRPPARTHLHPPGPSGGRPSGSRAHLNRCRACHNLLTFNQDSQRWERTAQTSSTAAGDPPTATAPLWSHEEGQRGPEEPAHDRRGPALGNEPLPSGGAGGGVGVAYPGSPAPSSPEVNLVYNQESLGWERVYRQAGARRQPEQPDPMAQEMPVEPPDEDSLRRRLLESSWLSLSRYDMAGSRDHPIYPDPARLSPAAYYAQRMIQYLSRRDSIRQRSLRYPPNRLRTLSSSSDSPVTTPAAAMDNSDVDFEELDDNSERARHRTPRNARMSAPSLGRFVPRRFLLPEYLPYAGIFHERGQPGLATHSSVNRVLAGASIGDGQSAVASNIANTTYRLQWWDFTKFDLPEISNATVNVLVPNCKIYNDASCDISADGQLLAVFIPSSQRGFPDEGILAVYSLAPHNLGEMLYSKRFGPNAISVSLSPMGCYVMVGLASRRILLHPSTDHMVAQVFRLQQPHGGETSVRMVFNVVYPMAPDQRRHVSINSARWLPDPGLGLAYGTNKGDLVICRPVFYRSDGESPGEMSSEPLFSVNNGGSGRPRSADRPGPNRSGWRLDRDMGLMNAIGLQPRNPAPSVTSQGTQTPVVQQQNAETQTEVNLSEPQLSTTASTQGEPTGEGSGPAGTSGATDTLNAGPEGSETGSGEDALARIRRLIAEGGMTAVVQREQSTTMASMGGFGNNIIVSHRIHRGSQTAAGARPSAHPEAPGPSTAGQSPHPEAPGPSTAGQSPHPEAPGTSTAVQTPHPEAPGPSTAGQSPHPEAPGPSTAGQTPHPEAPGPSIAGQSPHPEAPGPSTAGTPPQPGSSAAGRTPLPGDVDRVFLGEPVEDSSVAAPPSSSLLFSSETSSFHSPVLPRVDPPRVDYRVDPPRADLSGGYRVDPPRVEPPRVDPPRVGAPQTPGSSLASGGFPHGDPYGR; translated from the exons ATGGCGTCCTACCACAGGAACTCGGTCCGCATCCTGTCCAGCCGGGAGCGCGGCTCCTCCAACCTCAGCTCCCAGCGCCTCCTTcagcagctggtggaggagaagcTGCGCTGGATGAAATGGCAGAGCCAG AAAGTGGAGCTGCCAGACAGCCCTCGATCAACGTTCCTGTTGGCCTTCAGCCCCGACCG CACCCTCATGGCCTCCACCCACGTCAACCACAACATCTACATCACGGAGGTGAAGACGGGGAAGTGCCTCCACTCGCTTGTTGGGCACCGCCGGACCCCCTGGTGCGTGACCTTTCACCCCTCCATCCCCGGCCTGGTGGCCTCGGGCTGTCTGGACGGGGAAGTACGCATCTGGGACCTGCAT GGCGGCAGTGAGAGCTGGTTCACGGACAGCAACGTGGCCATCGCCTCGCTGGCCTTCCATCCCACCgcccagctgctgctcatcGCCACCAACAACGAGCTGCACTTCTGGGACTGGAGCCGGCCGGAACCCTTCGCCGTGGTCAAGACCGCCAGCGACACAGAGAGAGTCAG GCTGGTGAGGTTCGACCCCCTGGGACACAACCTGCTGACGGCCATCGTGAACCCCTCCAACCAGCAG AGCGAGGAGGACGCGGAGGTCCCGATGGACAGCGTGGAGATGCCGCTGTTCCGCCAGCGCTCCTTCCTGCCCTCCCAGCCCGTGCGCCGGACCCCCATCCTGCACAACTTCCTCCACATCCTGTCGTCCCGCACCTCGCCGGGCCAGGGGGGCGAGGCGCCACGGGGCGGGGGGGACCCCGGGCCCTCCCTGGGGGACCCTCCGGGCGTGCCCCCCGGGATGCAGTTCCCGGACCCCCTCCATGGCCAGGCCTACCCGGGCTGCACCCAGCACCTTGGCATGGTCTGTCTGTGCTCCCGTTGCTCGGCCAATCATAGCTCCTCCCTTGGACCGGACATCCCCCCCGGGATCCCCTCTGACCCCCGCCTGGTGgcggacccccccctccccgcctcctccttctcctccgcccgcacggagccccgccccccgtcGGAGCGCCCCTCCGCCTTCACCTCGGTCTACTATAACCCCGCCTCCCTGCAGCACGCCCCGCCCCCGAGCCCCCCCGCCAGCCAGCTGCTGGAGCCCCACCCCTCCGCCCGGCTTGCcggctggccccgccccctgagcGGCGCGGGGGGGCTGTCCGCGGGCATGCTGCCCCCCCGCaccagctgctcctcctccgtcagcctGCTGTCGGTGCTCCGTCAGCacgactcctccctctcctccccggtGTCGGTGGTCCGGCAGCAGGACTCCTCCTCCCAGGCGCCCGTCTACACCTCCGCCACCGAGGGGCGGGGCTCCCAGCCCCGCGGGTCGgagccgggccccggggcctccctgggccgggggggcggggccgggacCAGCGGGGGGCACCACCCCTTCTGGGACGGGGGGCGGGGCAACTCGGCGGCGTTCCGCAACGTGCTGCAGTGCAACCTGAGCCGCTACTTTATGGAGTTCGACCGCGGCCAGGACCCCGAAGCCCCCGGGGTGGGCGGAGCCCCCGGCCCCCAGGAGCCCGGCCAGGAGCTGCTCAACAACAACATGGAGCCGGACCGGGCGGGGACGTCCGGGGCCCCCGCCCACCCCACTATCATCCACTACCAGCCCCCGACCCCGCCCCCGTcctccgcccccacccccgagggctgcctcctcccccccggcgCCTCAGGCAGCCGGCCctccgcacgcacacacctccaccccccgcccctctccgggacgcgcccccccgcccgcacccacctccacccccccgggCCCTCGGGGGGCCGGCCCTCGGGGTCCCGCGCCCACCTGAACCGCTGCCGGGCGTGCCACAACCTGCTGACCTTCAACCAGGACTCCCAGCGCTGGGAGCGCACCGcccagacctcctccaccgCTGCCGGGGACCCCCCAACCGCCACCGCCCCCCTTTGGTCCCACGAGGAGGGCCAGAGGGGGCCGGAGGAGCCGGCCCACGACAGGAGGGGCCCCGCCCTGGGTAACGAGCCCCTGCCCTCcggaggagccgggggaggTGTGGGCGTGGCTTACCCCGGCAGTCCCGCCCCCAGTAGCCCGGAGGTCAACCTGGTGTACAACCAGGAGAGCCTGGGCTGGGAGCGCGTGTACCGGCAGGCGGGGGCGCGGCGCCAACCCGAGCAGCCCGACCCCATGGCCCAGGAGATGCCGGTGGAGCCCCCCGACGAGGACTCCCTGCGGAG GAGGCTGCTGGAGTCCTCCTGGCTGTCCCTTTCCCGCTACGATATGGCCGGGTCCCGAGACCACCCCATCTACCCCGACCCAGCAAG ACTCTCCCCTGCAGCCTACTACGCCCAGAGGATGATCCAGTACCTGTCCAGGAGGGACAGCATCCGCCAGCGCTCGCTGCGCTACCCTCCCAACCGCCTGCGCACCCTGTCCTCCTCGTCGGACAGCCCCGTCACCacgcccgccgccgccatggACAACAGCGACGTGGACTTTGAGGAGCTGGA TGATAACAGCGAGCGGGCCAGACACCGGACCCCCCGCAACGCCCGCATGTCTGCCCCCTCTCTGGGCCGCTTCGTCCCCAG GCGGTTCCTCTTGCCGGAGTACCTCCCCTACGCCGGGATCTTCCACGAGAGGGGTCAGCCCGGCCTGGCAACCCACTCCTCCGTAAACAGAGTGTTAGCAG GGGCCTCCATCGGAGACGGGCAGTCTGCGGTGGCCAGCAACATCGCCAACACCACGTACCGACTGCAGTGGTGGGACTTCACCAAGTTCGACCTCCCGGAGATCAGCAACG CCACGGTCAACGTCCTGGTGCCAAACTGTAAGATCTACAACGACGCAAGCTGCGACATCTCGGCGGACGGCCAGCTGCTGGCGGTCTTCATCCCCAGCAGCCAGCGGGGCTTCCCCGACGAGGGCATCCTGGCCGTCTACTCCCTGGCTCCTCACAACCTGGGGGAGATGCTCTACTCCAAGAGATTCG gtcccaACGCCATCTCGGTCAGCCTGTCCCCCATGGGCTGCTACGTCATGGTGGGGCTGGCCTCCCGCAGGATCCTGCTGCACCCCTCCACCGACCACATGGTGGCCCAGGTATTCCGCCTGCAGCAGCCCCATGGGGGGGAGACCTCTGTCCGG ATGGTCTTCAACGTGGTGTACCCCATGGCCCCGGACCAGCGGCGCCACGTCAGCATCAACTCGGCACGCTGGCTGCCGGACCCCGGCCTGGGCCTGGCCTACGGGACCAACAAGGGGGACCTGGTCATCTGCCggcctgt CTTCTACCGCAGCGATGGGGAGAGTCCGGGGGAGATGAGCAGCGAGCCGCTCTTCTCCGTCAACAACGGGGGGTCTGGGCGCCCCCGCAGCGCCGACAGACCTGG GCCCAACCGTTCTGGCTGGAGATTGGACCGGGACATGGGTCTGATGAACGCCATTGGTCTACAGCCCAGAAACCCCGCCCCCTCGGTTACATCACAGGGAACCCAGACTCCAGTGGTCCAGCAGCAGAACGCAGAGACCCAGACCGAGGTCAACCTCTCAGAACCCCAGCtcagcaccaccgcctccacccaggGGGAACCCACAG GTGAAGGGTCTGGACCTGCAGGCACCAGCGGAGCTACTGACACCCTCAATG CGGGCCCCGAGGGCTCCGAGACGGGCTCGGGGGAGGACGCTCTGGCCCGGATCCGCCGGCTGATCGCGGAGGGGGGCATGACGGCGGTGGTCCAGCGCGAGCAGAGCACAACCATGGCCTCCATGGGGGGCTTCGGGAACAACATCATCGTCAGTCACCGCATCCACCGGGGGTCCCAGACCGCTGCCGGGGCCAGACCCAGCGCCCACCCcgag gccccgggcccctccacCGCAGGACAGAGCCCCCACCCagaggccccgggcccctccacCGCAGGACAGAGCCCCCACCCAGAGGCCCCGGGCACCTCCACCGCAGTTCAGACCCCCCACCCAGAAGCCCCGGGCCCCTCCACCGCAGGACAGAGCCCCCACCCagaggccccgggcccctccacCGCAGGACAGACCCCCCACCCagaggccccgggcccctccaTCGCAGGACAGAGCCCCCACCCagaggccccgggcccctccacCGCAGGAACGCCCCCTCAGCCTGGTTCTTCAGCAGCAGGACGGACCCCTCTCCCTGGAGACGTGGACCGTGTGTTCCTCGGTGAGCCGGTAGAAGACTCCTCTGTGGCAGCTCCACCTTCGTCttctctgctcttctcttcAGAGACCTCCTCCTTCCACAGCCCCGTCCTCCCCAGGGTGGACCCCCCCAGAGTGGACTACAGGGTAGACCCCCCCAGGGCAGACCTCAGTGGGGGGTACAGAGTGGACCCCCCCAGGGTAGAGCCCCCCAGAGTGGACCCCCCCAGGGTGGGGGCCCCCCAGACCCCGGGGAGCAGCCTTGCTAGTGGAGGGTTCCCCCATGGAGACCCCTACGGCAGGTAG